One window of the Salvia miltiorrhiza cultivar Shanhuang (shh) chromosome 6, IMPLAD_Smil_shh, whole genome shotgun sequence genome contains the following:
- the LOC130989026 gene encoding uncharacterized protein LOC130989026 gives MMEAGRRGHYQTVSVAESEHPLPYNFWTTMQNTRTDLTSNAVDMYMMTMRSRLMRGDDLIDGVDARTTIILDTELFKYFDDEFTELLKAWRSMFPSRAEGRLARSDAVFASWEPHPKKMYLVHGHGVSSTHGSWMHATTLNLPIHVCGRYITCRVDLLRGICDIFDSQLFKTLAQKRYDVIAALYPLQCLLGRLLDVSKWFERTEIVQNPLENLEWRRLKIQYADENEQVQQPDQCSSGVYACMYVECLISGSPSLAWGNGHAADYRRKIGSSIYEFCIPASQ, from the exons ATGATGGAAGCTGGCCGCCGTGGACACTACCAGACGGTGTCGGTGGCAGAGAGCGAGCACCCTCTCCCGTATAACTTTTGGACCACTATGCAAAACACGAGGACTGACCTCACGTCCAAT GCTGTTGATATGTACATGATGACGATGAGATCGAGGTTGATGAGGGGTGATGACTTGATAGACGGTGTTGATGCGAGGACCACTATCATATTGGATACAGAATTATTC AAATATTTCGATGATGAATTCACAGAGTTGCTAAAAGCGTGGCGCAGTATGTTTCCCTCGAGGGCAGAAGGACGGCTTGCCAGGTCCGACGCAGTTTTTGCTTCGTGGGAACCGCATCCCAAGAAGATGTATCTGGTGCATGGGCATGGGGTATCTTCGACTCATGGCTCTTGGATGCATGCCACAACG CTCAATTTGCCTATACATGTGTGTGGACGTTACATTACATGCCGAGTGGATTTGCTGAGGGGTATTTGCGACATCTTCGATTCGCAGTTGTTCAAGACCCTGGCGCAGAAGCGCTACGATGTGATCGCCGCTCTATATCCGCTGCAGTGCCTGTTGGGTAGGCTGCTTGACGTGTCCAAGTGGTTCGAAAGGACAGAGATTGTCCAAAACCCGTTGGAAAACCTTGAATGGCGAAGGTTGAAAATCCAATATGCCGATGAGAATGAGCAGGTTCAGCAGCCAGATCAATGCAGCTCCGGTGTTTATGCGTGCATGTATGTGGAGTGTCTGATATCAGGCTCGCCGAGCCTTGCGTGGGGCAATGGGCACGCCGCCGACTATAGGCGCAAGATAGGCAGTAGCATCTATGAGTTTTGCATCCCCGCATCGCAATAG
- the LOC130990736 gene encoding uncharacterized protein LOC130990736 — protein sequence MKQGAEAKVVRSDQGHLYYKCKHSDKCKFDNKIKGYGQAVVELFRQAAYAYTDSEFSRATSAMAQLKPAAYGKLMRVGPEKWARSQSPVTHYSFLTSNAAEALNARLLWARRLPICSMLEAIRMVLEQWFNDRLASAEESDDLLTPEATQKISAEISKSRRYTAKRTSERKYRVCAGDRRFMVDLQAKGCECNEFDLDGMPAAKEPVEDYVEAYYLRSSLVQTYSGPVNHLPLLEHWEIPFEVATDIVLPNLSRRQAGRPRESRIPSAGERPTQRTTIADASSSLEKRAPKTCGLCGSPGHTRRACKGTGWEQ from the exons ATGAAGCAAGGGGCTGAGGCAAAAGTTGTACGCTCAGATCAGGGACACCTCTATTACAAGTGCAAGCACTCTGATAAGTGCAAGTTCGAT AACAAAATTAAGGGCTACGGGCAAGCTGTTGTTGAGCTTTTCCGCCAGGCTGCATACGCCTACACGGACTCAGAATTTTCACGTGCAACGTCGGCTATGGCTCAATTGAAGCCGGCGGCGTACGGGAAGTTGATGCGCGTAGGCCCTgagaagtgggcacgatcacaaAGTCCGGTGACCCATTATAGTTTTCTTACATCTAATGCTGCCGAGGCTTTGAATGCCCGTTTGTTGTGGGCCAGACGCCTTCCTATATGTTCCATGCTGGAGGCAATCAGGATGGTTCTGGAGCAGTGGTTCAATGACAGACTTGCGTCTGCGGAAGAGAGCGATGATCTTCTTACTCCAGAGGCAACACAGAAGATAAGTGCGGAGATCTCAAAGAGTCGTCGTTACACTGCGAAGAGGACCTCCGAGAGAAAATACAGGGTTTGTGCTGGTGATCGTCGCTTCATGGTTGACCTTCAAGCGAAGGGCTGCGAATGCAATGAATTCGACCTGGACGGCATgcc TGCGGCGAAAGAGCCAGTGGAAGATTACGTGGAAGCTTACTACCTGCGGAGTTCACTGGTTCAAACATACTCCGGTCCAGTAAATCACTTGCCTCTCTTAGAGCACTGGGAAATTCCGTTTGAAGTTGCAACTGATATTGTTTTGCCAAACCTTTCTCGGCGACAAGCTGGTcgaccaagagaatctagaattcCTTCAGCTGGTGAGAGGCCGACTCAGAGGACTACTATAGCGGATGCATCAAGTAGTCTGGAAAAACGAGCACCCAAAACCTGTGGTCTATGTGGCTCGCCTGGCCACACACGTAGAGCATGCAAGGGTACGGGCTGGGAGCAGtag